TGTGAACATCAACGTGATGAACCAtccaaccaaaaccaaaaagctGGCAACCATATCTGTGACACTTAACAATGAAAATCAATTTCAGCAGCTTGGGAAAATAACGGTAAATGAAATACTGTCACTGTATATGTAATAATCTGTCACTGTTACTTGGCTTCATTTTCTAACATGGCCACAAATAATCTATAAATGAATCCTGAAATGTACGTGATTTAGGCAACCCCACAATGCTACTGGTGCCCTACTTGTGTCTCTTCATACTGGTTTCAGATCCCTGCTGGAGACTTCAGTAAGGATGCCAGCATGAAGCAGTATGTGTACCTGCAAGCTGAGTTTCCTGACCGACTGCTGGAGAAAGTGGTCTTAGTGTCCTTTCAGTCCGGGTACATCTTCATACAGACTGATAAGACCCTCTACACCCCCAACAGCAAAGGTGAGTTCAAATCtacaaaagagcaaaaacacacCTACTTCTGTAACAATGTCTTCAAGtagctttttttctcccagattTAATGATTCAACTGTAAATTACAGTGAAGTTAATGAACCTTTCTTTTCAAACAATATGTTAAACAGTCACATGACCCAAAATAGATTAACCTCCTTCAACCCTCAGCAGCAGAATtaacctctttctctctctatgtcaGTTCATTACAGGATGTTTGCAGTGACGCCTCGTATGGAGCCAGTAGAGAGGAATGCTGACATCCAAACTGATGCTTCTATTTCCATCGAGATTGTGGTATTGTGATTTATCTAAAGAAAATAACTGAATGTGATATAATTTGAACAGCTGtaactgaaataaatgcacatcTTCCACTAGTGGTGGAGTTGCGCATTAAAGAAAGCCTTTTCCTTCAGTGGGAGACAAACGCATATTAGAAATAGTGTCAAAGTGTCAATATCATACAGTCTATAGTCAAAATATATGTTTACCAGGATGGTGGATTGAATACCAAAGACGTACATAAAATATGGCATGGATTTACTGTTtgaaaattgtttgtttttagacCCCTGAAAACATCATTTTACCACTTGATCCAGTATCTTTGGAAGCAGGGATGCACTCTGGAGATTTCCAACTTGCTGAAATTGTCAGGTTAGTAAgttatgaaaataacatttttcacattgtaTTTTCATACATTATGTTGTTAAGTGGTGTTTTTACCCAGGCAAGGCAAACAGCTCAGATAAACTAGACCTGCTAAAAGGTAAACTAACTTAGCTAACAGAGTAGCAGCAACTGCCATCTTTgcttttaaatagaaaatctAGTGTTACTCGGGAAATCATGTATATAAAAGCCGCCTTTAAATTTCTCATTACACAGAATGTAATAAAGCAAGAAGCATGGGGTTATTAAGATTTGAAGGTTGTTTCCACTGATAGACCCAAGAGTGTTTATAATCTTATTTAACTCtccaacaaaatgttaaactattcttttaaactGTAGCTCAGTTTATCTTTTAAAGGCTAAATATAAATTGTCAATGgtcagaaatacatttaatccCTATAAAGTAAAATTGATCAGCCTAAAAAGGCATAAAATACAAGTACTGCACCCTTTCTATATAATGCAAAGCCAACCTGAAAACTAAAAACCTTTTCTTGTAAACGTCAGGACAGTAGTATAAATGTCAAGTTATGTGCAGCAGCTCTTTTGTGTAgggtataaatatatatacttatcATAACGCAAACAAAGTCTGTCCCTGTGTTACTTTCAGTCtctaaatgattattttaatgttgtgtgtgtgtgtgtgtgtgtgtgtgtgtgtgtgtgtgagtcctgGACTGTGG
This Anoplopoma fimbria isolate UVic2021 breed Golden Eagle Sablefish unplaced genomic scaffold, Afim_UVic_2022 Un_contig_7651_pilon_pilon, whole genome shotgun sequence DNA region includes the following protein-coding sequences:
- the LOC129115863 gene encoding complement C3-like, with product YNRYLPLSPLLCRKVLSAPNLLRVGTAENIFVECQDCSGADINVNINVMNHPTKTKKLATISVTLNNENQFQQLGKITIPAGDFSKDASMKQYVYLQAEFPDRLLEKVVLVSFQSGYIFIQTDKTLYTPNSKVHYRMFAVTPRMEPVERNADIQTDASISIEIVTPENIILPLDPVSLEAGMHSGDFQLAEIVSPGLWKVVTKFQSNPQQSYSAEFEVKEYVLPSFEVKLTPRSSFFYVDSEELTVNIRAVYVKVFVLWLERPGLTGRLIQEDK